From a single Desulfatibacillum aliphaticivorans DSM 15576 genomic region:
- a CDS encoding TetR/AcrR family transcriptional regulator has translation MPEMSFRQQRYNEKQQQILENAAQLFAQKGFGEVSLEEIAAKLQLSKASLYHYIKSKDDILFQLHMQAMTESADALQKVVDSEAPLVEKLRKAIRTLVLIATRNEVLASYRMESRFLPKKMRPQVVEKRDQILECIQQLIREGQEAGLVHCKDWRISAFAAMGAMNWVPMWYTPSGRLSPEEIADVMEEFIFRGFGFNADSAPE, from the coding sequence ATGCCGGAAATGTCTTTCAGACAGCAGAGATATAACGAGAAGCAGCAGCAAATTCTTGAAAACGCCGCGCAGCTTTTTGCGCAGAAAGGCTTTGGAGAGGTTTCCCTGGAGGAAATCGCCGCCAAGCTCCAATTGTCCAAAGCCAGCCTGTATCATTATATAAAAAGCAAGGACGACATTCTGTTTCAACTCCATATGCAGGCCATGACCGAAAGCGCGGACGCGCTGCAGAAAGTCGTGGATTCGGAAGCGCCTTTAGTGGAGAAGCTGCGCAAAGCCATCAGGACGCTGGTGCTTATAGCAACGCGCAACGAGGTGTTGGCCTCCTATAGGATGGAATCCCGGTTTTTGCCGAAAAAGATGCGTCCCCAGGTTGTGGAAAAAAGGGACCAGATTCTGGAATGCATTCAGCAGCTTATTCGGGAAGGGCAGGAAGCGGGCCTGGTCCATTGCAAGGACTGGCGGATATCCGCGTTTGCAGCCATGGGGGCCATGAACTGGGTTCCCATGTGGTACACGCCTTCCGGGCGTCTTTCGCCGGAGGAAATCGCGGATGTCATGGAAGAATTTATTTTCAGGGGGTTTGGGTTCAATGCGGATTCCGCTCCCGAGTAA
- a CDS encoding NAD(P)/FAD-dependent oxidoreductase codes for MEHVKLFEPFTIKGLQISNRTMMPAMGLLYTTDYNMNSRLKEFYLERARGGIGLMTIGPLGFEKAGAAPFIVGLFDDTNVPALRELNDQIHAETETKTVGQLLHQGRYAHSMLTGLPPLAPSALASAITREVPKEMTIDDIKNTIQLYADAAKRVQDAHYDVVEILACTGYLINQFLSPVTNHRKDEYGGSFENRTRFGREVIEAVRKAVGDDYIVGLRISGNDFMPGGHTNEESSDFAVIAEKAGVDYVNVTGGWHETNIPQLTSNVPSGAYVYLARGVKEKVNVPVIASNRMGDPDVAEKALRSGACDMICWGRPMLADPELPNKVKEGREWEIIPCIACNQGCFDILFGGQPVRCIMNPRCGLEETLVEKATDSPKKILVAGGGVAGMQFALTAARRGHDVTLFEKQDHLGGQLILAMAPTGKEEFGRILTSLIERMDHYGVKVVLNTELTPDKVKKEKPDVLAVASGALPINIPVPGADKPHVIQAWDYLLGKTPHIGKNVVVVGGSATGCETAHTIACMDVPDEATLAFLTYHQAETPEYLTGLSRKSLRNITIIDVLDRMATNVGRTSKWSLMKSLKLSDVTLKPQTKLVEIRDDCVVVETPDGTETIPADTVVMAVGAAPVRTLFDEFKSDGMEVLLLGDAKATRNLGDAVREGYEAALEV; via the coding sequence ATGGAACACGTCAAATTATTTGAACCATTCACCATCAAAGGCCTCCAAATCAGCAACCGTACAATGATGCCGGCCATGGGGCTTTTGTACACCACCGACTATAATATGAACAGCCGGCTTAAGGAGTTTTACCTTGAAAGGGCCAGGGGAGGCATCGGCCTTATGACCATCGGCCCCCTGGGGTTTGAGAAGGCGGGCGCGGCGCCTTTTATTGTCGGCCTGTTTGACGATACGAATGTTCCCGCGTTAAGGGAATTAAACGACCAGATTCACGCGGAAACGGAAACCAAAACCGTGGGCCAGCTTTTGCATCAGGGCCGCTACGCTCATTCCATGCTGACCGGTTTGCCGCCTCTTGCACCTTCCGCGCTGGCCAGCGCCATCACCCGGGAAGTTCCCAAGGAAATGACCATCGACGACATCAAGAACACGATTCAGTTGTACGCCGACGCCGCAAAGAGGGTTCAGGACGCCCATTATGACGTGGTGGAAATCCTGGCCTGCACCGGATACCTGATCAACCAGTTCCTGTCTCCCGTGACCAACCACAGGAAAGACGAATACGGCGGTTCCTTTGAAAATCGCACCCGCTTCGGGCGGGAAGTCATCGAAGCGGTCCGCAAGGCGGTTGGCGACGATTATATTGTGGGCTTGCGCATCTCCGGCAACGACTTCATGCCCGGCGGGCACACCAACGAAGAATCCTCCGACTTTGCGGTCATCGCCGAAAAAGCCGGGGTGGATTACGTGAACGTCACCGGCGGCTGGCACGAGACCAACATTCCCCAACTGACCTCCAACGTGCCTTCGGGCGCGTATGTGTACCTGGCCCGGGGCGTCAAGGAAAAGGTCAATGTCCCGGTCATCGCATCCAACCGCATGGGCGATCCCGACGTGGCGGAAAAGGCGCTTCGCTCCGGCGCCTGCGATATGATCTGCTGGGGCCGCCCCATGCTGGCCGACCCCGAACTTCCCAACAAGGTCAAGGAAGGCCGCGAGTGGGAAATCATCCCCTGCATCGCCTGCAACCAGGGCTGCTTCGACATCCTGTTCGGCGGCCAGCCAGTCCGCTGCATCATGAATCCCCGGTGCGGTTTGGAAGAGACGCTGGTGGAGAAGGCCACGGACAGCCCGAAAAAGATTCTGGTGGCCGGCGGCGGCGTGGCCGGCATGCAGTTCGCCCTGACCGCAGCCAGACGCGGCCATGACGTGACCTTGTTCGAGAAACAGGATCATTTGGGCGGTCAGTTGATTTTGGCCATGGCGCCCACGGGCAAGGAGGAATTCGGAAGGATTCTCACAAGCCTTATCGAGCGCATGGACCATTACGGCGTCAAGGTTGTGCTGAACACCGAGCTTACGCCCGATAAGGTCAAAAAGGAAAAGCCCGACGTTCTGGCCGTGGCTTCCGGCGCGCTGCCCATCAACATTCCCGTGCCCGGCGCTGACAAGCCCCACGTGATTCAGGCCTGGGACTACCTTTTGGGCAAGACCCCGCACATCGGCAAAAACGTGGTGGTGGTCGGCGGCAGCGCCACCGGCTGCGAAACCGCCCACACCATCGCCTGCATGGACGTTCCGGACGAAGCCACCCTGGCCTTTTTGACCTATCATCAGGCGGAAACGCCGGAGTACCTCACCGGCTTGTCCCGCAAATCCTTGCGTAACATCACCATCATCGACGTGCTGGACAGAATGGCCACCAACGTGGGCCGCACCAGCAAATGGTCCCTCATGAAGAGCCTCAAGCTCTCGGACGTGACCTTGAAGCCCCAGACCAAGCTGGTGGAAATCAGGGACGACTGCGTGGTGGTGGAAACCCCGGACGGGACGGAAACCATCCCGGCCGACACCGTGGTCATGGCCGTGGGCGCCGCCCCGGTCCGGACCTTGTTTGATGAGTTCAAGAGCGACGGCATGGAAGTCCTGCTTCTGGGCGACGCCAAAGCCACCAGGAACCTGGGCGACGCCGTGCGCGAAGGATACGAAGCCGCCCTGGAGGTGTAA
- a CDS encoding acyl-CoA dehydrogenase: MAQYIADRRDIDFVLFEQLEADKLCEHEKYAEFNKKTFDLLINEARNYAVKEVLPTLTEGDRAGGAIFDNGKVTVPECYQKPYKLLVEGEWVGMTEDPEVGGQGFPLTIGQAVIEYIIGANFAFAAYGYAGHGTGKMIEIFGTDKQKELYLKKLYSAEWGGTMVLTEPEAGSDVGNLSTTATPNDDGTYNISGNKIFITGAEQDLTPNVIHPVLARIEGAPKGTKGISLFIVPKIWVNDDGSLGEPNDVVCTGIEHKMGLKGSSTCSLTFGGQGKCKGVLLGEVNKGMQVMFHMMNEARLLVGTIGACNASAAYLYAVNYAKERVQGRDLDDMFNHDAAPVTIIKHPDVRRMLLWMKAHVDGMRSLCYYGANLFDKIELETDEAKKDYMQGVIEILTPIIKSYCTDRGFQVCGEAIQCYGGYGYTQEFPVEQIMRDSKINSIYEGTNGIQAMDLLGRKMGMKKGAYFINLLSEIGKIVAQAKQNPVLDQDASKLEEAVTRLSEIAMHLGSTAASGKIKEAFSFATPFQEVMGDVVMGWMLLWRAVIAAPKLDKIVGDKDAAEVAAKNKEAAFYLSQLKTAEYFINSILPGTIGKMNAIANTNDAVVSTPEACFMG, encoded by the coding sequence ATGGCGCAGTATATTGCAGACCGTAGGGATATCGACTTTGTGCTTTTCGAGCAACTGGAAGCGGACAAGCTCTGCGAGCACGAAAAATACGCGGAATTCAACAAAAAAACCTTTGACCTGCTCATCAACGAGGCCAGGAATTATGCGGTCAAGGAAGTCCTGCCCACCCTGACTGAGGGCGATCGGGCCGGCGGAGCCATTTTCGATAACGGCAAGGTTACCGTTCCCGAATGCTACCAAAAGCCTTACAAACTGCTGGTGGAAGGCGAATGGGTCGGCATGACCGAAGATCCGGAAGTGGGCGGTCAGGGATTTCCCCTGACCATTGGCCAGGCTGTGATCGAATACATCATCGGCGCCAACTTCGCTTTTGCAGCCTACGGCTATGCAGGCCACGGCACCGGCAAGATGATCGAAATCTTCGGCACGGACAAGCAAAAGGAATTGTACCTGAAAAAACTCTACTCCGCCGAATGGGGCGGCACCATGGTCTTGACCGAGCCCGAAGCCGGGTCTGACGTGGGCAACCTGTCCACCACGGCCACGCCCAATGACGACGGCACCTACAACATTTCCGGCAACAAGATTTTCATCACAGGCGCCGAGCAGGACCTGACCCCCAACGTCATCCATCCTGTACTGGCCCGCATCGAAGGCGCCCCCAAGGGCACCAAGGGCATCTCCCTGTTCATCGTTCCCAAAATCTGGGTGAACGACGACGGCTCCCTGGGCGAACCCAACGACGTGGTCTGCACGGGCATCGAGCACAAGATGGGCCTCAAGGGCTCCTCCACATGCAGCCTGACCTTCGGCGGCCAGGGCAAATGCAAGGGCGTGCTCTTGGGCGAAGTCAACAAGGGCATGCAGGTCATGTTCCACATGATGAACGAAGCCCGCCTGCTGGTGGGCACCATCGGCGCCTGCAACGCCAGCGCAGCCTACCTGTACGCCGTCAACTACGCCAAGGAACGCGTCCAGGGACGCGACCTGGACGACATGTTCAACCACGACGCAGCTCCCGTAACCATCATCAAGCACCCGGACGTCAGGCGCATGCTCTTGTGGATGAAGGCCCACGTGGACGGCATGCGCAGCCTTTGCTACTACGGCGCCAACCTTTTCGATAAGATCGAACTGGAAACCGACGAAGCCAAAAAGGATTATATGCAGGGCGTCATTGAAATTCTCACGCCCATCATCAAGTCCTACTGCACGGATCGCGGCTTCCAGGTTTGCGGCGAGGCCATCCAGTGCTACGGCGGCTACGGCTACACCCAGGAGTTCCCGGTGGAGCAGATCATGCGCGACTCCAAGATCAACTCCATCTACGAAGGCACCAACGGCATCCAGGCCATGGACCTTTTGGGACGCAAAATGGGCATGAAAAAAGGCGCCTACTTCATCAACCTGCTGTCCGAAATCGGCAAGATCGTGGCCCAGGCCAAGCAGAATCCCGTCCTGGATCAGGACGCCTCCAAGCTGGAAGAGGCCGTCACACGCCTGAGCGAAATCGCCATGCACCTGGGCTCCACCGCCGCTTCCGGCAAGATCAAGGAAGCCTTCTCCTTCGCCACTCCGTTCCAGGAAGTCATGGGCGACGTGGTCATGGGCTGGATGCTCCTGTGGCGGGCCGTCATCGCCGCTCCCAAACTGGACAAGATCGTGGGCGACAAGGACGCCGCCGAAGTGGCCGCCAAGAACAAGGAAGCCGCTTTCTACCTGAGCCAGTTGAAGACGGCCGAATACTTCATCAACTCCATCCTGCCCGGAACCATCGGCAAGATGAACGCCATTGCGAACACCAACGACGCGGTGGTCAGCACCCCCGAAGCCTGCTTTATGGGGTAA